Within Halorubrum lacusprofundi ATCC 49239, the genomic segment TCGATCTCGATGGAGAGGTCGTCGAACACCCGCTCGCCGCCGAACGACTGCGAGACGCCGGTCGCCCGGAGCATCAGCGGTTCACCCCCCCGTCGCCGAAGTGAATGACCACGGCGTTGACGGTCAACACGAGCGCGACGAGGACCGCGCCGAGGATCATCGCCGTCTCGTACTGGCCTTGACGCGCCTCCAGTTGGATGGCAGTGGTCAGCGTCCGGGTCTTCGAAATCCCGTCCGCGCTCGTGATGTTGCCGCCGACGATGAGCACGGAGCCGACCTCGCTGACGGCCCGACCGAAGCCGGCCAAGATTGCGGTGGCGATCCCGTACCGCGCCTCCTTCAGGACGACGAGGGCCGCGTCGAGGCGCGTGCCGCCGAGCGCGCGCGCGGCGTCGCGGACGCCGTCGTCAACCCCGGAGACGGCCGCGAGGCTGATCGCCGTGATCGGCGGCGTCGCGAGTACGAACTGCGACATGATCATCGCCTCTCTGGTGAAGACGAGCTCAAGCGACCCGAGCGGTCCCTGATTCGAGACCGCGAACAGGACCAAGAGGCCGACGACCACGCTGGGAAACCCCATTCCCGTGTTGACGACGGACTTCACGACCCGCTTGCCCGGGAACTCGGAGAACCCGACTACGACGGCGACGGGAACGCTGAACAGTGTGCTCAGCGCCACGGCGGTGACGCTCACGTACAGCGAGACGTAGATGATGCTCCAGACGTAGCCGTCCCTGAACGGGAGATCGAGGAGGGGAGAGAGCAGCTGTGCGACTGGTTCGATCGGCACGCTCACTCGTCAGACGAGTCGCTACTCCAACCTTCCGGAACGTACTGCTGGAAGTCGGGATTCTCCGAGATCGCCTCGGGGAAGAACAGCTGTTCGCCGTTCATCTGGTACTCGGAGATCGCGTCTTGGGTGCTGGGGCTGGTGATCCACCCGATGTACGCCATCGCGAGGTCGTAGTTGACGTTGTCGTGGACACCGGGGTTGACCGCCATGACTCCGTAGGGATTCGCGAGGATCTCCGGGCCGTTCTCGATGGGACCCTGCACCAGAACGACGAGGTCGATCTCCGAGCGCTGCGAGATGAACGTTCCGCGGTCCGAGAGCGTGTAGGCGCCCTGCTGGGTGGCGATGTTCAGCGCTTCGCCCATCCCGCTGCCGGTCTCCTGGTACCAGTCGCCGCCGGGCTCGGTGCCGGCCGCCTCCCAGAGGTTGCGCTCCTTGGTGTGGGTGCCGGAGTTGTCCCCGCGGGAGACGAACGACGCCTCCCTATCGGCGATCGTCGTGAGCGCCTCCGTCGCCGAGCCCATCCCCTGAATCCCTGCCGGGTCGCTTTCCGGGCCGACGATGACGAAGTCGTTGAACATGAGGTCGCGGCGGTTCACGCCGTACCCGTTGCGCATGAATTCGTCTTCGAGCCCTCGGGCGTGGACCATCACCACGTCGGCGTCGCCGTCGCGAGCCGACTGTAGGGCCGCGCCCGTTCCCTGCGCGACCGCGTCGACGCTTACGCCGTACAGCTTCTCGAAGTCGGCGTGGATCGCGTCGAGCAGGCCCGTGTCGTAGGTGCTCGTCGTCGTCGTGAGCGTCAGGGTCTCCCCGGCGACGGCGGGCCGGTCGTCGTCCTCGTCGCTACTCCCCTCGCTGCCGCCGGCCCCCCCGCAGCCGGCGGTGCTCGCGACTGCGCCCGTACCGAGTGCGGCGACGAATCGCCGTCGATGTATCGTCATAGATACACCGATGGACCGATACCAAATATAGCTTCTGCACGCGAATAACCGCGATCGGTTACTGTCCCCCACGGAGCGGAATCCGGGCAGTCGCTCACCCCGGGATCGGCGTCCGATCGCGTCCGGAACGAGGAGCGTGGCTACCCGTGACCGGTTACGTCGCCGTCGCAGTCGCCGAGTTCGGTCGGGGAGGGAAAACGCCAACACCCCCCGAGCCGACGCCTTCGGTATGGACGAACGCGCGGACGGAAGCGCCGCGGACGGGAGCACAGCGGCCGGGACGGGCCGCGGCCGAGCCGCGCTCATCGAGGGCGACGCCGAGTTCGACGGTCGCGACGCCGCGCTCCTCCGAGCGGTCCACGAGGCCGGATCGGTTGCGGGTGCGGCCTCCGAGCTGGGGCGCTCACGGGCTCGCGCGCTCTTGCGGATCGAGGCGCTCGAAGGTGCCTTCGGTACCCTCGTCGAGCGACGGCGCGGGGGGTCCGGCGGAGGCGGTAGTCGGCTGACGGGGGCCGGCCGCGACCTCCTCGACCGGTACGACCGCCTGCAAGCGGTGCTGGCCGCGACAGCCAACGTCCCCGAGACGGTGCTAGACGGGACAGTCGCGCGCGTCGACGGCGAACTGGCAGAGGTGGACACCGCGGTCGGCACAGTTCGCGGGCTCCACGACGACGCCGCAGTCGGCGACGCCGTGCAGGTGCGGATCGGCGCAGACGCGGTGACGATTTATAAGGAAAGCCAGCGAGTCGATCCGGATTCGACGAGCGCCCGGAACCGCTTGCGCGGCGAGGTCGTCGAGATCGTGGCGGGCAAAACGGTGTCGACGGTTCGGGTTGAGGTGGGCGAGGTGGTCTTCCGGGTGTTGATCACGGCGGAGAGCTCGGCACGGTTGGACTTGGACGCGGGCGACGACGTGGCGATCCGGTGGAAAGCGACCGCGACGCGGGTCGTCAGCCAGTCTGCGGCGTCGGGACGCGAGTAGGAAGATCGCGGCGGAGGCGTTCGTGTCAGCGCAAGTGATTTAACTACAGAACGCCATTATAAATTATGAACGAAGCATCCGAAGCGGCAACGAACCGGACCTCGGCCGGGATGAACCTCGGCGACCTCGGACCCGCCGCGCTGGCGTCCATGGGCTCCGTCGCCCTCGCGCTGTACTTCTACTACGTTCGCGGCGACAAGCAGCGCGGCCAGTTCATCGGCCTGTGGCCGAGTACCATACTCGCCCTCGCCACCTATCTTCAACTAGAGCAGATCAAGCAAACGCTCGCGGACCACGACGACTGAGATTAGCAACGAACTGCGGCATCTTTTCGCCCGAGTACGCCGATAATCCTCGATTCACTTCCCCCAGAAGGGGTCCCGCTTCCGCTTGGTCTCCAAGTACGCCGCGAGCGCCTCGCGCTCGTCGGCCGTGATCTCCTCTTTTAACTCCTGTTCGAGGATCTTCGCGTGTTTTTCGGGGATTTCGGTCCAGAGAGTGTCGCCCTCCTCGATGTCGCGCCCGACGGTCGGGCCGTCGATGGCGATACTCACGCGCTCGCCGGCGCGCGCCTCGTCGACGTCGTCGCCCTGCTTTTGAATGCCGGAGAGCTGGCCGACGCGCTCGAACTCGTTACCCTCGAAGTATCCGACGTTGCGGTTGTTCTGAACCGTGCCGGAGATGACCTCGACGCCGACGACCGCGGGGTCGTTCTGGCGGAACGTGTGGTCGGGGAGGATGCGGAACCGCGAGGGGCGGACGACCTTGTCCAGCACCGTCTCCTGCTGGGCGCGCTGTTTCTCCTCGACGTACGTTTCGTAGTCTTCGATCAGCTGGTAGATGACCTCGTCGGTGAACAGCTTCACGTCGGCGTTCTCAAGCTCCGTCTCGGCGTTCGCGAGCAGATCGACGTTGAACCCGAGGATGGCCTTGTGCTCGTCTTGGTTCGCGGTCTCGGCCACGGCGATGTCGCGGGGCGCGATGTCGCCGACCTCAGCGCGCAGGATGGGGACCTCCGCCTCGCGGAGCGCGTTCGCCATCGCCTCTAAGGATCCGAGCGTGTCCGCCTTGACGACGACGCCGTTCTCGGCGGTTTCCACCTCGATCTCCGCGAGCTCGGCTTTCACCTCCTCGACGACCTCCTCGACCGGGCGGTCGCGGACGACCCGAACCGGCGCGCCCGCCATCGCCCGATCGAGGTCGGGCGCAGCGATCTTTACCCCGGCAGCGGCGCCGACCTCCGCCACCTTCTCGAACTTCTTCTCCGTGCGGATCTCTTCGAGGGGACGCGGCTGCAGCAGCGCCCGGATCTCGGTGACGATCGGCTCGTCTTGCCCGCCGACGACGATCTGGTCGCCGTTGCGCACCACGCCGTCGTACACGACCGTGTCGATGGTGGCGCCGAAGCCGCGCTCGTCTTTTACCTCTAGGACCGTCCCCTCGCCGGGACCTTGCACGTCGATCGCCATCTCCTCTTTCATGAACCGCTGTGAGAGACCCATCAGGACCGTGAGCAGGTCGGGGACGCCCTCGCCCGTGATCGCCGAGAGGGGGACGACGCCGATGTTCTTCTGGAAGTCCTGCACGCGCCAGTACAAGTCGGCGGAGAAGCCGGCGTCCGAGAGCTGGCCGATGATCTCGTAGAGGTTCTCGTTGAGCATCGACTCGGCGCGCTCCGACTGCGCCTCCAGGCTCCGCTGTATCGGCTGGCCGTCTTGCGGGTTCCATCCCGGCGTCGTGTCCACCTTGTTGGCGGCGACGACGAAGGGTGTCCCGGTGCGTCTGAGGATGTCGATCGCCTCCTCCGTCTGCGGCTGGAACCCGTCGTTAACGTCGACAACGAGCACCGCGATGTCGGCGAGCGCACCGCCGCGGGCGCGCAGCGTCGAGAAAGAGTGGTGGCCGGGCGTGTCGATAAAGAGAAGCCCCGGCAGGTCGAAGTCGGTCGGATCGATGAGTTCGCCCGCCATCTCGGAGATGGTGTCGAGCGGGATGTCAGTCGCCCCGATGTGCTGCGTGATCGCGCCGGCTTCGCC encodes:
- a CDS encoding TOBE domain-containing protein, giving the protein MDERADGSAADGSTAAGTGRGRAALIEGDAEFDGRDAALLRAVHEAGSVAGAASELGRSRARALLRIEALEGAFGTLVERRRGGSGGGGSRLTGAGRDLLDRYDRLQAVLAATANVPETVLDGTVARVDGELAEVDTAVGTVRGLHDDAAVGDAVQVRIGADAVTIYKESQRVDPDSTSARNRLRGEVVEIVAGKTVSTVRVEVGEVVFRVLITAESSARLDLDAGDDVAIRWKATATRVVSQSAASGRE
- the infB gene encoding translation initiation factor IF-2, producing the protein MTDHTNADTLRTPIVAVLGHVDHGKTSLLDTIRGSAVSEGEAGAITQHIGATDIPLDTISEMAGELIDPTDFDLPGLLFIDTPGHHSFSTLRARGGALADIAVLVVDVNDGFQPQTEEAIDILRRTGTPFVVAANKVDTTPGWNPQDGQPIQRSLEAQSERAESMLNENLYEIIGQLSDAGFSADLYWRVQDFQKNIGVVPLSAITGEGVPDLLTVLMGLSQRFMKEEMAIDVQGPGEGTVLEVKDERGFGATIDTVVYDGVVRNGDQIVVGGQDEPIVTEIRALLQPRPLEEIRTEKKFEKVAEVGAAAGVKIAAPDLDRAMAGAPVRVVRDRPVEEVVEEVKAELAEIEVETAENGVVVKADTLGSLEAMANALREAEVPILRAEVGDIAPRDIAVAETANQDEHKAILGFNVDLLANAETELENADVKLFTDEVIYQLIEDYETYVEEKQRAQQETVLDKVVRPSRFRILPDHTFRQNDPAVVGVEVISGTVQNNRNVGYFEGNEFERVGQLSGIQKQGDDVDEARAGERVSIAIDGPTVGRDIEEGDTLWTEIPEKHAKILEQELKEEITADEREALAAYLETKRKRDPFWGK
- a CDS encoding ABC transporter permease translates to MPIEPVAQLLSPLLDLPFRDGYVWSIIYVSLYVSVTAVALSTLFSVPVAVVVGFSEFPGKRVVKSVVNTGMGFPSVVVGLLVLFAVSNQGPLGSLELVFTREAMIMSQFVLATPPITAISLAAVSGVDDGVRDAARALGGTRLDAALVVLKEARYGIATAILAGFGRAVSEVGSVLIVGGNITSADGISKTRTLTTAIQLEARQGQYETAMILGAVLVALVLTVNAVVIHFGDGGVNR
- a CDS encoding substrate-binding domain-containing protein, coding for MTIHRRRFVAALGTGAVASTAGCGGAGGSEGSSDEDDDRPAVAGETLTLTTTTSTYDTGLLDAIHADFEKLYGVSVDAVAQGTGAALQSARDGDADVVMVHARGLEDEFMRNGYGVNRRDLMFNDFVIVGPESDPAGIQGMGSATEALTTIADREASFVSRGDNSGTHTKERNLWEAAGTEPGGDWYQETGSGMGEALNIATQQGAYTLSDRGTFISQRSEIDLVVLVQGPIENGPEILANPYGVMAVNPGVHDNVNYDLAMAYIGWITSPSTQDAISEYQMNGEQLFFPEAISENPDFQQYVPEGWSSDSSDE